The following are encoded in a window of Verrucomicrobiia bacterium genomic DNA:
- a CDS encoding prephenate dehydrogenase/arogenate dehydrogenase family protein gives MPFGKVTLVGVGLLGGSLGLALKARGLASEVHGYVRRPEVVPDLRAAGVVDAATAHLGAAVSGAGLVVLCTPIGQMAPLARLLVPHLERGTVVTDVGSVKGPVVSALEPILEAAGAWFVGSHPMAGSERTGYEAARADLFEGAVCAMTPTERTHGPAREQVASLWTSVGAGLLTLSPEQHDELVSRSSHLPHVVAAGLANYVLSPSHARTQGLLCANGFRDTTRIASGSPELWRDIVLANRGHVGRSLGVLVADLQEFQRALEDCDGAAIEEFFANARRRREAWLESGAEAEGASSESHRAAPRSH, from the coding sequence GTGCCATTCGGCAAGGTGACACTGGTCGGGGTCGGCCTGCTCGGGGGTTCCCTCGGGCTGGCCCTCAAGGCCCGTGGACTTGCTTCCGAGGTGCATGGGTATGTGCGGCGTCCGGAGGTCGTCCCGGACCTCCGGGCGGCCGGCGTGGTGGATGCCGCCACCGCCCACCTGGGCGCCGCGGTCTCCGGTGCCGGCCTTGTGGTGCTGTGCACGCCGATCGGCCAGATGGCCCCCCTCGCACGACTGCTGGTGCCCCATCTCGAACGGGGCACCGTGGTGACCGACGTGGGGAGCGTGAAGGGCCCGGTGGTCTCGGCGCTGGAACCGATCCTGGAGGCCGCAGGAGCCTGGTTTGTCGGCAGCCACCCGATGGCGGGTTCGGAGCGGACCGGTTACGAGGCGGCGCGCGCCGACCTGTTTGAGGGGGCCGTGTGCGCGATGACCCCGACGGAGCGGACGCATGGGCCCGCCCGGGAGCAGGTGGCGTCGCTGTGGACCTCGGTTGGGGCGGGTCTCCTGACCCTGTCGCCCGAGCAGCATGATGAACTGGTGAGCCGATCGAGCCACCTGCCGCATGTGGTGGCAGCCGGGCTCGCCAACTACGTGCTGAGCCCGTCCCATGCCCGAACCCAGGGATTGCTGTGCGCGAACGGGTTCCGTGACACCACCCGGATCGCCAGCGGCTCGCCCGAACTCTGGCGGGACATCGTCCTGGCCAATCGCGGGCATGTGGGGCGCTCGCTGGGCGTGCTGGTGGCGGATCTGCAGGAATTCCAGCGTGCGCTGGAGGATTGCGATGGTGCTGCAATCGAGGAGTTCTTTGCGAATGCCCGACGTCGCCGGGAGGCGTGGCTGGAGTCCGGCGCTGAAGCGGAAGGCGCATCAAGCGAATCCCATCGTGCCGCTCCCCGATCTCATTGA
- a CDS encoding 3-phosphoshikimate 1-carboxyvinyltransferase, whose translation MPLPDLIEILPPEDRSPVLVTIPGSKSLTNRALVLAALASGPVTLTGALWSEDTEVMVEALRRLGFEIAVSAEPGETANRTLRVCGLGGTIPNGGTPESPLELQVGNAGTAARFLAALVCLGRGVYRLQGVPRMQERPQAALLQALRRLGYRVDAPGDCLPAVIHGAGPRPGPVEIAVGDSSQFASALLLAGAVAGWEVTVTGAHPEELPYVDMTRRLISVFPGAGGAFRIEPDASSASYFWAAGALLGRRVTIRSWPESGWQVDAAFPRFLELPGEVSRDRDLGDSILTAMILAPGAGHPVRFTDLGRLRVQECERVMAMRTGLERCGARVVESGDTLTFTPGPLHGAEIPTWNDHRIAMSFATLGLKVPGIRIQDPSCVRKTFPNFFQKLAGPAPSGLGAGLRDVVTGSRPGAAELLPR comes from the coding sequence GTGCCGCTCCCCGATCTCATTGAAATCCTGCCCCCGGAGGATCGCTCGCCGGTCCTGGTGACCATCCCGGGATCGAAGAGCCTCACCAACCGCGCCCTGGTGCTGGCCGCGCTGGCCAGCGGCCCCGTGACCCTCACCGGAGCCCTGTGGAGCGAAGACACCGAGGTCATGGTGGAGGCCCTGCGCCGGCTCGGATTTGAAATCGCGGTGAGTGCTGAGCCCGGGGAGACGGCCAATCGGACGCTCCGGGTCTGCGGCCTTGGCGGGACGATTCCCAACGGGGGGACGCCGGAATCCCCCCTCGAACTGCAGGTGGGCAATGCCGGAACCGCGGCGCGTTTCCTGGCGGCGCTGGTCTGTCTCGGGCGGGGCGTGTACCGCCTCCAGGGCGTACCCCGCATGCAGGAGCGTCCGCAGGCGGCGCTCCTGCAGGCCCTGCGCCGGCTGGGCTACCGGGTGGACGCCCCCGGCGACTGCCTGCCCGCTGTCATTCACGGGGCCGGGCCGCGTCCGGGCCCTGTCGAAATCGCGGTCGGGGACAGCTCGCAGTTTGCGTCCGCGCTGCTGCTGGCCGGGGCGGTGGCCGGTTGGGAGGTGACGGTGACGGGCGCCCATCCCGAGGAACTCCCCTATGTGGACATGACGCGGCGGTTGATCTCGGTCTTTCCCGGGGCCGGCGGCGCGTTCCGGATCGAACCTGACGCGTCGAGCGCGAGCTACTTCTGGGCGGCGGGCGCGTTGCTGGGACGGCGGGTGACCATCCGGTCCTGGCCGGAGAGCGGATGGCAGGTGGATGCGGCCTTCCCGCGTTTTCTCGAACTGCCCGGCGAGGTCTCCCGCGACCGGGATCTCGGCGACAGCATTCTCACCGCGATGATCCTGGCGCCCGGGGCGGGGCATCCGGTGCGGTTCACCGATCTGGGGCGGCTGCGCGTGCAGGAATGCGAACGGGTGATGGCCATGCGCACCGGACTGGAGCGTTGCGGCGCCCGGGTGGTGGAGTCCGGCGACACGCTGACCTTCACTCCGGGGCCGCTGCATGGGGCCGAGATTCCGACGTGGAACGACCACCGCATCGCGATGAGTTTTGCGACCCTGGGCTTGAAGGTGCCCGGGATCCGAATTCAGGATCCGTCCTGCGTGCGCAAGACCTTCCCGAATTTCTTCCAGAAACTGGCCGGACCGGCGCCCTCCGGGTTGGGCGCGGGCCTCCGGGACGTCGTCACCGGCTCGCGGCCCGGGGCCGCCGAATTGCTTCCCCGCTGA
- the cmk gene encoding (d)CMP kinase, with amino-acid sequence MAQASTQEGAARTLSLPRVVAVDGPSASGKGTLSRRLATDLGFVYVDTGAMYRTLAWWALRKGLRVEAPMSPADDAAVVQLMRRWKAETRVVAGQAWIHVEGYFPEKEIRGDAVEHAVPVLAQISRVRDWMVARQRDCVAFGPLVMEGRDIGTVVFPLAPVKIFLEADESERQRRIEGRGGSTSAARRDHMDSTRRKGALVPALDALRINNTGQTPDETYAIIRRHVVERLGLQ; translated from the coding sequence ATGGCTCAGGCCTCCACCCAGGAGGGTGCGGCGCGGACCCTTTCGCTGCCGCGCGTCGTCGCCGTGGACGGCCCGAGCGCCTCGGGCAAGGGCACCCTCTCCCGTCGTCTCGCGACGGACCTGGGCTTCGTCTATGTGGATACCGGGGCGATGTACCGCACGCTCGCGTGGTGGGCGTTGCGCAAGGGGCTGCGGGTGGAGGCGCCCATGTCGCCCGCGGACGACGCCGCCGTGGTGCAGCTGATGCGCCGTTGGAAGGCGGAAACCCGGGTGGTCGCCGGGCAGGCGTGGATCCATGTCGAGGGGTATTTCCCTGAGAAGGAGATCCGGGGCGACGCCGTCGAGCATGCCGTGCCGGTGCTGGCCCAGATCAGCCGGGTGCGCGACTGGATGGTGGCCCGGCAACGGGACTGCGTGGCCTTCGGGCCGCTGGTCATGGAAGGGCGCGACATCGGCACCGTCGTGTTTCCGCTGGCGCCGGTGAAGATCTTCCTGGAAGCCGATGAGTCGGAGCGGCAGCGGCGCATCGAGGGACGCGGGGGCAGCACCAGCGCCGCCCGGCGGGACCACATGGACAGCACGCGCCGGAAGGGGGCGCTGGTGCCCGCCCTGGATGCCCTTCGAATCAACAACACCGGGCAGACTCCGGACGAAACGTATGCCATCATTCGCCGTCATGTGGTCGAGCGACTTGGATTGCAATGA
- a CDS encoding TIGR03790 family protein, with translation MWSSDLDCNEAAVGGRPGTAGTEGRRWTAGRGWIAVLALGIAFAAAPPVGGNEAGKVAVLFNANAPRSRDVAEFYARQRGVPEAQVIGLECGSDTLISRQAFDAEIVAPLRRILAERGLAQFDSGQPSRMTGTKIRYLVTVYGMPYRILHDPQLVEEGAASLPDTLKNNGAAVDADLMLLPAPVALTLAGPIQNPHYASTNAAAIRPEAGLFLVSRLDGPTPELAMGLVTQAMEADRDGLWGRAYLDLRGLKDGSYKLGDEWLASAEATCRLLGFETEVDRNEATFPVGFPMSDIGIYAGWYDANVSGPFTLPTVDFRTGAIAYHIHSYSAFDPRSPSQNWVGPLVAKGATVTLGCVDEPYLQMTPNFGAFLSRLALGMNFAEAGLVGQPVLSWQTVLIGDPLYRPFSPDLYARSQELERTGSPLLSWSILHRVNFFLQNGGDVGRALGDLETLSNAATNVVLASKVARLYADRSRLRQSVTWGRRALDAGGTPAERARLYLEIADWQRILDQSADAYATLQAFVKEFPGHPDLLAVRRQQLGYARDLDRKDDIPFLKAEVDRLTPPKPPGN, from the coding sequence ATGTGGTCGAGCGACTTGGATTGCAATGAGGCGGCGGTCGGGGGCCGCCCGGGGACTGCGGGGACGGAAGGGCGCCGATGGACGGCCGGGCGGGGATGGATTGCGGTCCTGGCCCTCGGCATCGCGTTCGCCGCCGCGCCACCCGTGGGCGGCAATGAAGCCGGCAAGGTGGCGGTCCTGTTCAACGCCAATGCACCGCGCTCCCGGGACGTGGCGGAGTTCTATGCCCGGCAGCGGGGGGTCCCCGAGGCGCAGGTCATCGGACTGGAGTGCGGATCGGACACCCTGATCAGCCGACAGGCGTTTGACGCCGAAATCGTGGCACCCTTGCGGCGGATTCTGGCGGAACGCGGGCTGGCCCAGTTCGACAGCGGGCAGCCGTCGCGCATGACCGGCACGAAGATCCGGTACCTGGTGACCGTGTACGGCATGCCGTACCGGATCCTTCATGATCCCCAGCTGGTGGAGGAGGGGGCGGCGAGCCTGCCGGACACCCTCAAGAACAACGGAGCCGCGGTGGATGCCGACCTGATGCTGCTGCCCGCGCCGGTCGCCCTCACCCTGGCCGGACCGATCCAGAATCCGCACTACGCCTCCACCAACGCGGCGGCGATCCGTCCGGAGGCCGGATTGTTCCTGGTGTCGCGTTTGGATGGGCCGACGCCGGAGCTGGCGATGGGGCTGGTGACCCAGGCGATGGAAGCCGATCGGGACGGGTTGTGGGGGCGTGCCTACCTGGATCTGCGCGGATTGAAGGACGGTTCGTACAAGCTGGGTGACGAATGGCTGGCCAGCGCGGAGGCCACCTGCCGCCTCCTGGGATTTGAAACGGAGGTGGACCGGAATGAGGCGACCTTCCCGGTCGGTTTCCCGATGTCCGACATCGGCATCTACGCCGGCTGGTACGATGCAAACGTGTCCGGACCCTTCACGCTCCCGACGGTGGATTTTCGGACGGGGGCCATCGCCTATCACATCCATTCCTACTCTGCGTTCGACCCGAGAAGTCCCAGCCAGAACTGGGTGGGTCCGCTGGTGGCCAAGGGGGCCACGGTGACCCTGGGTTGTGTGGACGAGCCCTACCTGCAGATGACACCCAACTTCGGCGCGTTTCTGTCCCGCCTGGCGCTGGGCATGAACTTCGCGGAGGCCGGGCTGGTCGGGCAGCCGGTGCTCTCGTGGCAGACCGTGCTCATCGGGGATCCCCTTTACCGGCCGTTTTCGCCCGATCTGTACGCCCGCTCGCAGGAGCTGGAGCGCACCGGAAGTCCCCTGCTGTCGTGGTCCATCCTGCACCGGGTGAATTTCTTCCTGCAGAACGGCGGCGACGTGGGGCGTGCCCTCGGGGACCTGGAGACGCTTTCGAACGCCGCGACCAATGTGGTGCTGGCCTCCAAGGTGGCCCGGCTGTACGCGGACCGTTCGCGACTCCGGCAGTCCGTCACCTGGGGGCGCCGGGCGCTCGATGCCGGCGGCACTCCTGCCGAACGGGCGCGCCTCTACCTGGAGATCGCAGACTGGCAGCGCATCCTCGACCAATCGGCCGACGCGTATGCGACGTTGCAGGCGTTTGTGAAGGAATTTCCCGGGCATCCCGACCTGCTGGCCGTCCGGAGACAACAACTGGGATATGCGAGGGATCTCGACCGAAAGGACGACATCCCGTTCCTCAAGGCGGAGGTGGACCGACTGACGCCCCCCAAGCCGCCGGGGAACTGA
- a CDS encoding VCBS repeat-containing protein, giving the protein MNCTAHRPVPARALSLPLRLHRALGAGWLCALLAAWPRVGAEAPSNGTSRPGVHLSPVFPVAGPRPGPGFTLLPPDRTGVQFTNRLSDATVAQNRLLELGSGVALGDVDGDGRVDVYFCSLEGDNVLYRNLGDWRFEDITEAAGVACPRQFSTGCVLVDLDGDGDLDLLVNSLGGGTRAFYNDGHARFTEAPDPGLMRDSGATSMALADVDGDGDLDLYVAHYRTDTFHDPPMGVRIESRVLADGGTVIEPRDRFAGVPTLSGGVSVLERGEADALYISRGGTHFVVAPWNVGVFLDESGEALQEPPRDWGLAVMFRDLNGDHLPDLYVCNDFVYWPDRLWLNQGGRRFQAAGRTALRTISLSSMSMDAADINRDGHDDFFVGEMLSPSREDRARQRPDTLDSVVRWPVDHPEFRPEAPRNTLQLSRGDGTWAEIAQWAGLAATDWTWSVAFLDVDLDGWEDLLMTTGNNHDVQDADVQEGIIRSGSWRSPERRLQGLSGMPRRPAPSLAFRNRRDLTFEDRSRDWGFDQRGIAHGMAFGDLDNDGDLDVVINTLHAPARLLRNDTTAPRLAVRLRGARANTAGIGGRIRVTGGPVTQTQAMIAGGRYLSGDEALRVFAAGDAPALEIEVTWRSGRRSVVPAVPANHVVTIEEVDTLEPAAAPAPPPPLFGEFPVHGATNDAVRPSGEFDRQPLLHRRLSNESPGISWGDADGDGAPDLIVAGAGGGGWMQFRNEGAAGFRAKPGPDAGHDLTSVLILPRPRGTPQLVAGISSWEQALSNTPPFAILGATTPTTPATPSEGTSTGPLALADVDRDGHLDLLVGGRVRAGRYPEPGRTRIFRGKDGEWTDPAVISDGLRVNGAVFTDVDGDGDPDLILACEWDSLRCFRNDGGTWVDATAASGLDRWRGLWNGVTTGDFDGDGRLDLVASNWGRNWRLDQTPAGPEFRPAPVELVFGEFGEPGVVHPLLVSTDPLTGRRSPWRSRRALLGAMPALADRAPTFRDFGRLDIEQLLGPSAAQGQTLHADTFDSMVFLNRGGRFEGHPLPMEAQWTPAFGVSVADFDGDGNEDLFLAQNFFGVDPETSRQDAGVGLLLLGDGRGGFRALGPLESGIRMSGEQRGSAVADADGDGRPDLAVGQHSGPPRIFRNVRGVPGVRVTVEGPPENPTAVGAVLRLRMGDRRGPAREIHAGAGFRSQDDATVVLATPETPTGLEVRWPGGRVQEFTWPAGCRSAVVRTEGIRAR; this is encoded by the coding sequence GTGAACTGTACCGCGCACCGCCCGGTCCCCGCCCGCGCCCTGTCCCTGCCGCTGCGGCTGCACCGCGCCTTGGGCGCCGGATGGCTCTGCGCTCTGCTCGCCGCCTGGCCACGGGTCGGGGCGGAAGCGCCCTCAAACGGGACTTCCCGACCGGGAGTTCACCTCAGTCCCGTCTTCCCCGTCGCGGGACCACGCCCGGGCCCCGGCTTCACCCTGCTGCCACCGGATCGAACCGGCGTCCAGTTCACCAACCGCCTGTCCGACGCCACCGTTGCCCAGAACCGCCTGCTGGAGCTGGGATCGGGCGTGGCGCTGGGGGACGTGGACGGCGACGGCCGGGTGGATGTCTATTTCTGCTCTCTGGAGGGCGACAACGTCCTGTACCGGAACCTCGGCGACTGGCGGTTCGAGGACATCACCGAAGCGGCCGGCGTCGCATGTCCCCGCCAGTTTTCCACCGGCTGCGTGCTGGTGGACCTTGACGGCGACGGCGATCTGGATCTGCTGGTCAACAGCCTCGGAGGTGGCACCCGCGCGTTCTACAACGACGGACACGCCCGCTTCACCGAGGCTCCGGACCCAGGCCTGATGCGAGACTCAGGGGCCACCTCCATGGCCCTTGCCGATGTGGACGGCGATGGCGATCTGGACCTCTACGTCGCCCATTACCGCACGGATACCTTCCATGACCCGCCCATGGGTGTCAGGATCGAATCCCGTGTTCTGGCCGACGGCGGCACGGTGATCGAACCGCGCGACCGGTTCGCCGGCGTGCCCACGCTTTCGGGCGGCGTGTCGGTGCTGGAGCGCGGCGAGGCGGACGCACTCTACATCAGCCGGGGCGGGACCCATTTCGTCGTGGCCCCGTGGAACGTCGGGGTGTTTCTCGACGAATCGGGTGAAGCCCTTCAGGAACCACCGCGCGACTGGGGCCTGGCCGTGATGTTCCGCGACCTCAACGGCGATCACCTCCCCGACCTCTACGTCTGCAATGACTTCGTTTACTGGCCGGACCGCCTCTGGCTGAACCAGGGCGGCCGCCGCTTCCAGGCCGCCGGCCGCACGGCGCTGCGCACCATCAGCCTGTCCTCGATGTCCATGGACGCCGCCGACATCAATCGCGACGGCCACGACGATTTCTTTGTCGGCGAAATGCTCAGTCCCTCCCGTGAAGACCGCGCGCGGCAGCGTCCGGACACCCTCGATTCCGTCGTTCGCTGGCCCGTGGACCACCCGGAGTTCCGTCCGGAGGCGCCCCGGAACACACTGCAGCTCTCACGGGGCGACGGCACGTGGGCGGAAATCGCCCAGTGGGCAGGGCTGGCCGCCACGGATTGGACCTGGTCCGTGGCCTTCCTCGACGTGGACTTGGACGGCTGGGAGGACCTCCTGATGACCACGGGCAACAACCACGACGTGCAGGATGCCGACGTCCAGGAGGGGATCATCCGGTCCGGGAGCTGGCGGTCCCCGGAGCGCCGGCTCCAAGGCCTGTCCGGCATGCCGCGGCGTCCGGCGCCCTCGCTGGCCTTCCGAAACCGGCGCGACCTGACGTTTGAGGACCGGAGCCGCGACTGGGGATTCGATCAGCGCGGGATCGCCCACGGCATGGCGTTTGGCGATCTCGACAACGACGGCGACCTCGACGTGGTCATCAACACGCTCCACGCGCCCGCCCGCCTGCTGCGCAATGACACGACCGCGCCCCGCCTGGCCGTCCGCCTTCGCGGCGCCCGAGCCAACACCGCGGGCATCGGCGGACGGATCCGCGTCACTGGAGGCCCCGTGACCCAGACCCAGGCGATGATCGCCGGCGGACGCTATCTGTCGGGCGACGAAGCGCTCCGGGTGTTCGCCGCCGGTGACGCGCCGGCCCTGGAGATCGAGGTCACCTGGCGCAGCGGACGTCGCAGCGTGGTGCCGGCGGTGCCTGCCAACCACGTGGTGACCATCGAGGAGGTGGACACCCTCGAACCCGCCGCGGCACCAGCCCCCCCGCCCCCGCTGTTCGGTGAGTTTCCCGTCCACGGCGCCACGAACGACGCGGTCCGCCCCTCCGGAGAATTCGACCGCCAACCGTTGCTCCACCGCCGTCTCAGCAACGAGAGCCCCGGAATCAGCTGGGGGGATGCCGATGGAGATGGCGCGCCCGACCTGATCGTGGCCGGGGCCGGAGGCGGTGGGTGGATGCAATTCCGCAACGAAGGCGCCGCCGGATTCCGCGCAAAACCCGGACCGGATGCGGGCCACGACCTCACCAGCGTGCTGATCCTTCCCCGGCCCCGGGGAACGCCACAACTCGTGGCCGGGATCTCCTCGTGGGAGCAGGCCCTGTCCAATACGCCCCCCTTCGCCATCCTGGGTGCGACCACCCCAACGACGCCCGCCACGCCATCCGAGGGCACGAGCACCGGTCCGCTCGCGTTGGCGGATGTGGACCGCGACGGTCACCTCGATCTTCTGGTGGGCGGGCGGGTTCGGGCCGGCCGCTATCCGGAGCCGGGCCGCACCCGGATATTTCGCGGGAAGGACGGGGAATGGACCGATCCCGCGGTGATTTCCGACGGCCTCCGCGTGAATGGCGCGGTATTCACGGACGTGGATGGCGACGGCGACCCGGATCTCATCCTGGCCTGCGAATGGGACAGCCTCCGGTGTTTCCGGAACGACGGCGGGACCTGGGTGGACGCCACCGCCGCGTCGGGGCTGGACCGATGGCGCGGTCTCTGGAACGGCGTGACGACGGGGGATTTCGACGGGGATGGCCGCCTGGATCTGGTGGCATCCAACTGGGGACGCAACTGGCGCCTCGACCAGACGCCTGCCGGCCCGGAGTTCCGTCCGGCCCCGGTGGAACTGGTCTTCGGAGAGTTCGGCGAGCCGGGAGTGGTCCATCCCCTGTTGGTTTCGACCGATCCACTCACGGGACGACGCAGCCCGTGGCGCTCGCGGAGGGCCCTCCTCGGGGCGATGCCCGCGCTGGCGGACCGGGCACCCACGTTTCGGGACTTTGGGCGCCTCGACATTGAACAACTCCTCGGACCGTCAGCGGCCCAGGGGCAGACCCTCCACGCGGACACCTTCGATTCGATGGTGTTTCTCAACCGGGGCGGACGCTTCGAGGGACATCCGCTCCCCATGGAGGCGCAATGGACGCCGGCCTTCGGAGTCTCGGTGGCCGACTTCGATGGCGACGGGAATGAGGATCTTTTTCTCGCCCAAAACTTCTTCGGCGTGGATCCCGAGACGTCCCGCCAGGATGCCGGAGTTGGACTGCTCCTGCTCGGTGATGGCCGCGGGGGCTTTCGGGCACTGGGGCCCCTGGAATCAGGCATCCGAATGTCCGGCGAACAACGCGGGAGCGCCGTCGCAGACGCCGATGGGGATGGGCGACCGGATCTCGCCGTGGGGCAGCACTCCGGGCCGCCCCGCATTTTCCGAAACGTCCGGGGCGTCCCCGGGGTGCGGGTGACCGTGGAAGGTCCACCCGAAAATCCCACTGCAGTGGGCGCAGTGCTGCGGCTCCGAATGGGGGATCGCCGCGGACCCGCACGTGAGATTCATGCCGGCGCCGGTTTCCGCTCCCAGGACGATGCCACCGTGGTCCTCGCCACGCCGGAGACACCGACCGGATTGGAGGTCCGCTGGCCGGGCGGCCGGGTTCAGGAGTTCACGTGGCCCGCGGGGTGCCGGTCCGCCGTCGTCCGCACCGAGGGCATTCGCGCCCGATGA